A genomic segment from Salmo trutta chromosome 38, fSalTru1.1, whole genome shotgun sequence encodes:
- the LOC115178359 gene encoding uncharacterized protein LOC115178359, translating into MVYRLRLRSTVCLVAVLAVDFVRKPARNCHTSLKEYLQVVSNHNGYQESYPIPEGHRGFISDARLLQMQRAEREAMEAKQRKISAIHENYVRTALIGVGSTFAHHFVPSIQCIPRPKAPPRPLPRRLEHIALAPLKNVVGVDGAQVRPGSHSLESIQVNKSFSSSSVRPVPVPPTGAPSKRGKKKKGRRGVKALKVQLDQACADNNRPIDLMEEVRDIEAHLKEEAWKVVHEVKAMGRRSLGSAMSMGEIATSSLGSLSSVDMNTPAELRDYLDVGTPVKSRDSPPRPAPPPTKPRSKLPRPTRFLSLQKADTGSVHREIDVCCQPIDKKAASEPKGQIKKSQDQARLQPLSNPEQALTKTFKLLHSASDDWEKKIEGLTSVRVMAQNHMDILMPKLHDICLAIINEVKNLRSAVSCAAMATLGDMYVHLQRAMDSEVEGTARVLLHKASEANTFIRQGANCALGHMVQSCTPTRVMNALLVGGLSHRNAAVRSCTAQHLERLAEVMGMARLLSGKKDLTDRFLIAVSKLAVDPAQEVRHHGRNILRNVATNGDFAKMWDKFAPRKERESLREVISKVNLKERNI; encoded by the exons GGCTATCAGGAGAGCTACCCAATCCCAGAGGGCCATCGGGGCTTCATCAGTGATGCCAGACTTCTGCAGAtgcagagagctgagagagaggccaTGGAAGCAAAGCAAAGAAAGATAAGTGCTATCCATGAGAATTATGTCCGGACTGCTCTCATCGGGGTTGGCAGCACCTTCGCGCACCACTTCGTCCCCTCTATTCAGTGCATTCCACGGCCGAAAGCTCCACCGAGGCCTTTGCCACGAAGGCTTGAACACATAGCTCTGGCCCCACTGAAGAACGTGGTGGGGGTGGACGGAGCCCAAGTTCGACCCGGATCTCACTCTCTGGAGTCCATCCAGGTAAATAAGTCATTCAGCAGCAGTAGCGTGCGGCCTGTTCCCGTCCCTCCCACTGGAGCTCCCTCCAAGAGGGGCAAGAAGAAGAAGGGCAGGCGGGGAGTCAAAGCCCTGAAAGTCCAGTTGGACCAGGCCTGTGCTGACAACAACAGACCCATTGACctgatggaggaggtgagggacatCGAGGCTCACCTGAAGGAGGAGGCCTGGAAG GTGGTACATGAGGTGAAGGCCATGGGCAGGAGAAGTTTGGGCTCGGCCATGTCCATGGGGGAAATAGCCACCAGCTCTCTGGGAAGCCTGAGCTCAGTGGATATGAACACCCCTGCGGAGCTCCGTGACTACTTGGATGTTGGGACCCCGGTAAAGTCGCGTGACAGCCCACCCAGGCCTGCTCCCCCTCCTACCAAGCCCAGGAGCAAACTGCCTCGGCCTACAAGGTTCCTTAGCCTTCAAAAGGCTGACACCGGCTCAG ttcACAGAGAGATAGATGTCTGCTGTCAACCCATAGACAAGAAGGCAGCCAGTGAGCCAAAGGGCCAAATAAAGAAAAGTCAGGACCAGGCCAGATTGCAGCCCCTGTCCAACCCAGAGCAGGCCCTGACTAAGACCTTCAAGCTGCTCCACTCTGCCTCTGATGACTG GGAGAAGAAGATCGAGGGCTTGACCTCTGTCCGTGTGATGGCTCAGAACCACATGGACATACTGATGCCTAAACTCCATGATATCTGCCTTGCCATTATAAATGAG GTGAAGAACCTGCGCTCTGCAGTGTCCTGTGCTGCCATGGCCACACTGGGTGACATGTACGTCCACCTCCAGAGGGCCATGGACAGTGAGGTGGAGGGGACGGCACGCGTGCTGCTGCACAAAGCCAGCGAGGCCAACACCTTCATCCGGCAGGGCGCCAACTGTGCCCTGGGTCACATGGTGCAGAGCTGCACCCCTACCCGTGTCATGAATGCCCTGCTGGTCGGTGGGCtgag CCACCGTAACGCTGCGGTGAGGAGCTGCACTGCTCAGCACCTGGAGAGACTGGCTGAGGTCATGGGGATGGCTCGTCTCCTGTCGGGGAAGAAAGACCTCACTGACCGTTTCTTGATTGCCGTCAGTAAACTGGCTGTGGACCCTGCACAGGAAGTCAG GCATCATGGTCGCAATATCTTGAGAAACGTGGCCACCAATGGCGACTTTGCTAAAATGTGGGACAAATTCGCTCCGAGGAAAGAGCGAGAATCCTTGAGGGAGGTCATCTCAAAGGTTAACCTCAAAGAAAG GAATATCTGA